GCATTTTTCGTAAAGCTGTATTAATTTTTATAGCGTTACCTAATTCTTCTTTTTCTTCATCTGATAATTTCGACTCCTCTTTATCGTAGGCTATACGATTTGCAAACCATTCCCAATGTTTTTGAGCAAGAGTATCAAGTTTCGTGTCGAAATCATCTTTTTTCCCAATATAAATCATTTATTCCTCTCAGCAGATTTTATTTTTTGCAAAAGCAATGATTTCAATATAGGATTGCCAATTCGATTTACAAAGGAATAATCTATAGAAAGCGGACGATTTTCTTCTTTACACTTTTTCATGTCATTAATAATCTTAGTAATTTGATTCTCTACAAATCCACCTATAGAACTTTCTAAGAAAAAACCATCCTTCATAATATCGTAAATATTTCCACCAAAACATCTTGTCGGATTATAGTCACATTTCACATTTGAGAAGAAACCTGATTTTTCTTGTATTCTTTTCATTTTTAGAATGCTTTCGTCTGCAAAATCAGATAACATAAATGGAGAATGAGTCGCTATAAAAAGCTGAAGATTCAATTTTATTCCAAAAGAATCACTCATAGCATCAAGACTTTCTAAAAACTTTGTAAACCATATTCTCTGCCATTCAGGATGTAAGCCTCTATCAACTTCATCTAAAATCAATAAATAATTAGACACTTCTGTTGGATTTTTACTTTTCTTTATCACATTCCAAAAACGGGAAAAGAACTGCATATATTCATATTCTCCGGCACTCATTGGAAAATCTATCGTAACAGGCATAAATATAAAATACGGATTTATCCTTCTTAAATATTCACGAAATTTAAAAACTTGTTCATAATTATTTTCCAAATTATACATAACAGCATCTACTTGTACATCATTTTCAAAATAAACTTTTCCTAAATTGGCTACTTCCATTAATTTCGCAACATTTTCATAAACTGTTGGGTACGTTTTTTGCATATATTCAGCAATAGATCCTGCAAAAATATCTTTAGTATCATTGCATTCCTTTTCACAAACGCCTAGCCACGCAACTAACAACATTTTTTCAAAAAAATTTTTAACTCTATTTCTTAATACAGTTAAAGAAAGGGAATTGAAATATTCTTTCCCTTCAAACTTCTTGTTTTCTAACAACTGTTCAATCTTTCTGCCAATTGAAGTATCATCAAATGTAAAAATCAATCTTGGAGGAATATTTATCATTTTCCACAAAAAAGAATCACCTATATCATCTTTTATTTTGGAAAAATCAATTAAAAAATCAATAAGAACATTTTCTTCTTCTAAGCAAAATCGATTAATAGAATCATTATGTCGTGTACGCATAAGATAGTTTTTTCGCATATTAATGAGATTGCCTGTTCTAACAAGTTCATCGTGATATCTTGAAAAGTCAGATGAATATATAATTGTTTTAAAAAAAGGAAGATTTTTAATTTGCTTATAATTGCAAAGGCATTCGCATCCTTTTGCATAATAAAAAAGTTCATCTTTTTCCTCCCAAACAACAACATAAGATGAAATCATATTGAGATTATTGCCAGAAACTATATTTCCAATTAATTTCAACAACGAAGATTTACCAGTTCCATTTTTACCAACAAATACTTTCAAATCTTGAATTTTATCTGAATATTCTATAAGATCTTTATTCAGAAATACATTCAAATCATAAAGTTTTCTTCCATCTGAATCCCACTTGTATTCAAAATGATACTTCGATGACAAATCAACTCCTAAATTTTCAAACAGAAATCTATTTTCATGATTCATGAAATCTATTTCTTTATATTTTTCAACCCAGAAAAAAACCAATCTTTTCATTTCATTCTCCACATTTAATTGTTATTCAATTCCATAATAATCTTCAATAAGAACACATCCCATTCAATGCAGCCTAAATTCATCCAAAAGCCATGCGGCCTGTTCATCACCTGCATCTACCAAAGTCTCTAAAATTCTTTCATATGCATCTGTTAAATTCTTGTCTTTCTTTATTTCGTCCGAATATTTAACAAAAGCAGCCGTTATAATAACATTTGCAATCTGCATTGTCTCTTTCAGCGGACCTGAAATAGAAGCTGCTTCTTTAGCCTCTTTCAAAGACACATCTATCGCATCAAGAATCTCCGGCAACAACTCTTCTTCATTCAAATTACATATGCCATAAAATATTTCTTCTATAGCGTACTTACCATACTTCTTTAACTGTTCATTAATAAAATATTTGTCTTGGTACGAATATTTAACTTTAAATTGCTTTGGATTTTGAACATAAGAACTTCTTAAGCAGAAGCAGAGAGCCTTATAGAAGAATCGTTTTAACGATTCATTTGAAAGGTTCTCCACCTTTTGCCCGATATATAGCATCTTCTTCTTTATATCATTTCTTTTTTCAGGATGGTCGCTGTTATCAAAATATGCACATTGCATATACTTAAAAATATCCGAATAAAGACGCTCTGTTTCATTTAATAAAATAGGATAATCAATATCGTCAAACAAAAGATTTATTGCGGCATAATCGTCTGTATTTTTTTCCACAATCTCACGACGCAATAATTCTTCAACTTCATCCCTTTGGCGGAACTGTAATAATTCTTCCGCTCCATTGCGATTTTGAATTTGTCCCCAAATGCGGATCATGCATTTCAAAATTTCTTTAACAACTTTAGCAAAAAGAGAATCCTTAAAATCTAAGCCGCAATTAGCAACAAAACACAAAGTGCTAATATCATAATCATCTATATTGAAATCTGTAATTTCAAGAGGATCTTCCTCATATAAATATCTGCGAATGATTTCATCCTTTTGGCTATTATAAGCAGGCAGAGACTTTTCTCGGAAAATCCTATCAGCATACCATAATAAACGATGCATATTAGGCGAATATACAAAATCACCTTTTTCTTTTTTTAAATATTCAGCATTATATTTTTGATGATTCATCTCATCTTTAGCAAGCATTAAAATGGTATTAAAGAATGGTCTCGCAATATCTCTACAGCCCTCATAGCACAGAATTCTTTTTATAGTCTTTGATAATTCAAGTATTATTCCATTGTTTTCTTGGAATGTAAGAATGTCCAACATGAGTTTTTTTATTTCATTCTTTACCTGTATTGAAATATCCATTCTTAATTGCACCCATAGGGCACCAACAAGATTATTGTCACTTACAAACGATTCTCTTTTTAAATATTTTCGTATTCCATCAATCCATATACGGCAAAGATAATCTCTTCGATTTTGATTTAATTTTATGTCCGCTAATGCACAAAATATGAGTTGTATGGTTTTATTTTCAGTTTGCAATTTGAAATAAGCATCTTTTTTAGACTGTTCAATAGCGTAATCAATTGTTGCATTTATCAATTGGTTGTTTATATTATCCTTGTCTTTTATCGCCTCTGTATAATTGGTTAAAAATTTTCTAATAGGACCATCACACTCTTTATATTGCTCTACTAATTTCTTCGCAGCTCCTTTAATTTGATGCTTAGATCCCTTTGCAACATCGCTCTTTTCTTCAGTATAAGCACACCCTTCCATAATTTGAATTTGAAGATATCGGTCTGCTTCTTCTGCATTATTATTTGTAATAGAATAGAGATAATCACAAATTTTTTTACATTTTCCTTCAACCATATCTTTATGTATTTGCCTAGAGATTCGAACATAGTCTCTCAAGCAAATATCGCATTTTTCATCAAGTTCATACCTATTCTTTAATAAGGGAACACCCATAATTGCCTGTGAGATTTGTCTTTCTAATATTTTTTGCGGTTCATCTTTGTGGTGCAACGAACTGCGGCTAATATCCCACCATATCAAATCCATATTCGTCGCTAAATCAACTGCATAACCAGGCAATTCTTTTAAGAAATGAAGCCCTATATAATTGATTATAGACAACAATGCAACATTATTTGAATTTTTGTATATTTCAAAACGAATTTTATCTGCAAATCTATAGAAAGAATCATCCTTTCCATCATTTACTATTTCTAATAATTTTATTATTGTTTTCTTTAACAAATAAATAACATCACTCAGGAGCAAAGGAATTTCATATTCATGAGTAGCGCAAATCCATAATTTTGGATGTCCCCAATAAACTTTTTTTGAACCAGAATCAACAAAAGTAAGCTTTATCTTTTTTACTTCATTCGGTTGAACCGATGCAAAATATGATACCGAAGAATTAACAAAATCAACAGTCCAATAAAAAGCTTTCCAAAAATCACATTTTAGAAGAAATGCAAAAAAGAGATTCTTCATCTCAATTGGGTCCTCATCAGAAAAACCCGATGAAAAGTTATAATCCCTGGCACAATGGCTCAAGCCAAATTGTTTTTCTTTTTCGCGACCATAAAAATCGTCCTGAGGATTATAATCGAATGACAACCACAATTTTTTCGCTAATCGGCCCATTTCGTCAGGCAAAACCTTAACTAAAGTAAATTCACATTCTTTTATAGTCCATTCAGCTATATTTTCTGAAAAACGCTGTCCACTACGATCTTCGCTTTGTTTTTTTTCAATTATTTCGGTAATAAAGGCTTTTATCCAATCCTTAGATGCATCCGCCATTCTATAGATTGCACGTAATAAAGGCTTTATCGCTCTAGGGATGTCCATGCCCCAATATTCAGATTTGTCATTTCTCTTTTCAGCTACATAATGTTCTAAAATTTTGCAAGCCGCTTTTGATGTTTCCAAATCTCTATTTTCAGATTTTGAGTAATCATCGCAAAGTTTGACAACAGATTCTCGATCAGCATCATATGATTGATTCTCAGAAATTAAACGAATTAAGCATTCTCTCGCCTTGCCTGTAGGAATCAACTGTAAGAAATGGTAACCTGACGCCGACACAAACGGTTTAGCATCAAAAGCGTATAGATTTATAATTCGTATGAATTCTAATAAAAAACCAGAACTCAAAAGTTTTGTATAATAATCATAAAAGAAATCTTGGCAGTATTCAGATTTAACGATTCCTATTATTGTTTGACCACGCCAATTATCATCGCCATCTAGCTTGAAGACTAATTGATAAATAAATTTTTCTCTAGAATCTTTAGCAAAGATTTTATTAGAGATCCATATTTGATATCTTCTATATGCACACCGACCAAAATCCTTTATCGCATTGAAAAAAGTGGCATATTCTCCATTACATTCATCAAACAATCGATCAAACTTTATTTCAAAACATATATCCTCAAATAAATCATGCTTTAGCCGAACTAAATCTCCGTTAACAGCAACAATACATTCTGATTCTAGTTTTTTCAAGATTTCTTCATCTAAATCATTTTTATTGACGCCCAGCCGAAATTCCTTAGCTCTATCAAAAACGATTTTCTCAATTGTTTCCCTAATCTTCGACAAATTTAAGCCACTGTCTCTTGCTTTATTCCCCAAACAAATAATGTCATTCCAAATTTTATTTCTTAAATCACACTCATTATTTACATCTGAAATTGAATTAAAATTTGAAAGAATAAGACTGATGTAAAGAGGATTTTTTAACAGGGCCGAATATTTATCCGATTTAGACAATTCTTTAATAAGCGGATATTTACTACATATTCCTTCAATTTCTTCTCTAGAAAGTTCTTCAACTTTATATGGTTGGACTTCATAATTCGCAAATAATTTTGCAAATGCCCCCATGTCAGAAGTTCGACAACTTGTCACAATATGAACATTTTCATTTTTTCTTGCAAGTTCAAATAATTCCTGCAAAAGTTCAATTCTTACAATCGAATTTTGAACATCGGCAATAAATTCTAGTGCATCGATGAAAATATATAATTTATCGTTCGTAATACTTTTTATGCATTTTTCAACATTACAATGCCAAAGATCATCAATTCGTGATGCAGAATTAAGTTGTTCCGCCCTAGTGTATAATACGTATTTTTCGGCACTTATCAGTTTCTTGCACAAAGCAGATTTACCCACACCAGCACTTCCGCTAATGCAAATAATTTGAGCGTTATCTTGCTTTATTTTCTCAATAATCTCACTACGATCTATTTCGTATTCATTTTTAATTTTATCATCAATGTTAATAAGCCCTATATTTTTACTTCTTTCAATAGCCTTTTCAAATTTACAACTATTTTCTTTAGAATCTTTTTCTGCAATATCGTTTAATTGTTTTTGAATTTTATTAAAACTGCTTTCTTGATTATCCAATAAAACTTGTGCATCGTGATTTAGTGACTTTCTAATAGATTCATTATAGACTTCAAATGCTCTATAAACATACTCCTTAACATAATTCCGTTCTTTTTCATTTATTTTCACAAATTTGCTATCTATTAGAACCAATGCTTGTATTTGAGAAATCTCTTCTAAAGAGAAAATATGATTCCCATATGCGGACTTCATATTTTTCTGGAATGTTTCTAAGATATTCCTAACCCTAGAATTCTTAGAGTTTATCTTTGGAAAAACAAAATGCTTTCCAAAAAGACGCATCAAAAGGCCTTTTAATCCCGTGGCTATCGTAATTAAAGCACTAGCAAAATTTGCGGCATTAATAGGATCCATCGTCACCCCCAAAAAAATCACACAACTTCAGCGTTTTGCACAACGTGGTTCACAGCACTTGCAATTATAGAATCGATTTTTCGTCTTTCATTTTCAGTCAATTCAATAGACTCAATGCCTTTAATTGCTTTTTTTCCAGCACAACGGTTATGCCAAGTTGTTTTGCGAAGTAATACCAGCAACTCAGATTTCAATTCATCTTTATACTCGTTTATCAAATCCGCTATTAACTCGGGTTGCATCTGATTGATTGCCTCATTGATAAATGTCGCATTATTTTCATCAGGAATTTTTATATCTTCAAAATATTTAGATGCCGTTTGCAGCAAAATCTCCAAGTTATTTTTTCCTCTTAAATAGTAAGCCGTTACAGGCAAAATTGTAGCTAAGTTCGCAACCATTTCTTCATATTGTGTTCCCATTTTTTTCAATTCTTCAAAAGTCTGCTTTTGCAAAGCGGGAATAAGAGAATTTTTTATTATCGGACTATATTGCTTTTTTGACGCTTCTATCATTTTTTCATCTAAAATTGGAATAAGCTTTTTTACTCTTTGAAAGTAATAATCAAAGTAAGCATTCGTCATTTTTTCAGAATTGAGACGACTTATTAAAAAGAATACTTCTAACAAATAGTGAATAGATTTGTTTATTACTTTAATCTCTTCCGATTTATGATTTTTATAATGAAGAAAATGTGTTGAAAAAACGCCTATCAAGACTCCCAAAAGTCCGGCTAGCGCTGAAATTATGGTGCTCAACATATTCACACTCCTTTACCCTACCACTACTTGGCCGTTCATGAGGAGTGGGAGGAGTTTGTCGCGGAGAGCGGTGAGTTTAGCAATTTCAACGGTATTGCTTTTTATCCTTTCGAATATAGATTTCACTTTTTTGCAGTAGAGATCTATAATTTCGTTGGGAGCAATAGACAAGAAAGATTGTTCGATATCCAATGTGTTAATGGATTTGAAAACAGAACCGGAGCCTTTCTTTTTGAGTTGCTCAATCAGTTGTTTTGTCAAATAGAATAGGTATTCGTATTTTTCCAAATCAAATGGTTTTAAAGCATAGCAAGATTGGTTCATCGCCATCGGCTTTCCACAGACAATAAGTTTCCCTACAGAGCCTCTTGCTGTAATAAAAATTGTTTTTGGCGGATATAGTGCCGATGCGCAATTGTTTAAACCGTTTTCAGTGATGTATTCTTCCGTTGACAACTGGAAAACATCTCCGCAATAATCCGTTGGGCCGAAAAACGGGATGTCGCCATTCCAATATTCCGGTTTGGCTTTACTTGGAGTTCCGCCAGGAAGGATTTCCATCAGCGGACAAATGTTGCTCACTTTCCACCCTACAGGAATTTCCCTTTTGAGGGTGGGGTTGTAGGTCATGGGGCCGCCGGTGGTTTTGTAGGGGTGGCCGTTTTTGTCGGGGAAGTCGTATTGGACGAACCAGTAGTCGTATAGGCGTTTTGCCATTGCTTCGAGTTTCTGGTTCATCTTTTTGTTCAGGGCGATTTTGTCGTCTAATGCGGAAAGGACGGAGGCGATTTTCTTTTGCTCCGGCAAAGAAAGCAATGGAATCCGCAAAGACTTTAAGTCTGGGATATTTAAATTACTAACAATAGAGCCTGTTTGATCAATAATCTGTATCTGCTTTTGAACAAATTGACTTTGAATAGCGAACAATATATAGTTTGGATCTGCAACATCTTTATTAATCTTTAGAAGAACCAGTCTTTGTCCCAAGCAACATTTTAGATTTTTTGGAATCATACAAACAGCTCCCATTGGGGCTTCTCTTGATATCACTAAATCTTCAAATTCAGGACATGCTCTTTGTGTTCTTTTTTCAAAAGTTTCTTCATCAACAAAGAATCCGTTTGAAAAATCCAAAGAACCATTAACAATATTGAAATTTCTAATTACACGAATTCCTTCGTTTTTCCATTCTGGTGTGGAATGAGGGCAATCAATAACATCACTGCACAAGTCTCCTAACTTGTACATTTTCATGTCACAAATTCGTTCATCTAAAGTCATTTCCATATTCGTCCTTATCACACCTTCACTTAGATTGCTTCTCATTCGCTACGCTCAGGGCAGGCCTGCTATAGTTCCTCAAAATGACGCTATCTTTTACCTAATTGCTTATCCAAGAAAATACTTTCTTCAAGTTCTTTGGTTTTACCAGCAAGTCTTGCCAACGAAGAAGCATTTGCCATTTGCTTTGCATCTTTTCGATTCTTTAGTTCTTGGCGTTTTTCGCTATCACGCTTTTCTTCTGCTAATTCCTCTTTTTCTTCTCTTCTTTTTTCTGCCTTTTCCTCATATTCCAATTGCATCTTAGCAATATCTTTAGAAACTCTAATAGCCCTTATTGACACAATAAGAGACGCTAAACTAATGACTATTGCAACTATTTCCATAATAAACCTTTCCTAGATTCTTCGACTTCACTTCGTTTCGCTCAGGATGACACCGTTGCTAAAGGTGATTCCCGCCTTCGCGGGAATGACAGCATAATCCGAGCATCATCAACTAACCTCCGAATGACAGCGAAGCAAGTTGTTTCTGGATTTCCTTTTCGAGTTTGTGGCTTTCGGCGAACATGGCGGTGAGTTCTTCGGTGTCGGCTTTCATCTGGGCGTTGAATTCGTCGGCAGTAATATCGACGTAGTCTATCTTGATGTCGAAATACTGGCCGGCGCTCAGGCTGTAACCTTTTTCCTTGACTTCGCTGTAGGTCACGACTACGCTGAAGTCTTCGACGGCTTTGGCCTTGCGGAAGGTGGTCACGATTTTCTCGATTTCGTCGTCTTCGAGGCGGACTTTCTTGAGGCCGTTCGCGTCCTTGTATTCCTTGCCGAGTTTGCTTGCGTCAACGAGGGTGACTTTGTCGTTGTCGGTCTTTTTGCGGGTCTTGTCGAAGAAGAGCACGCTCACGTTGGTGCCGGTGTTCGCGAACACGTTGCTCGGCATGCTCACCACGCCATAGACGATGTGTTCGTCAACGATGCGTTCGAGGATTTTGTGCTCGATGCCGGATTTCGCGGTGATGAATCCGGTGGGGATAACGATGGCGCCCTTGCCGCCTGCCTTGATGCTGTTCACCGCGTGCTGGATAAAGCAGGTGTAGATGGCCATGCTCTCCTTTTTCTTGTTCGGGACTTTCGGCACGCCTGCCCAAAAGCGGGCATTCCATTTCTTTTCGATGTCGTCGCGGGTGTCGCTGAAGTCCATCTTGAAGGGCGGATTGCTTACAACGTAATCGAACTGCTTGAGGCTCTTGCCATCGTCGCTCTTGTGGTAGGGTTCCAGAAGGGTGTCGCCCTGCACGGCGTGATCGAGACTAGATACGAGTCCGTTCAACAGCAGGTTCAGCTTGAGCATTTTGTTACTACGCTGCGAGATATCTTGCGCAAAGATGGTGCAGCGGTCTTCGCCAATCTGGTGGCTGAGCGCCATGAGCAAGGTGCCGGTGCCTGCGCTGGGGTCGTAGCATTCTACGTTGTGCAGGTCGGCATTGTCGCCCACCAAGAGGCGGGCCATGATTTTTGCGATGGCCTTGGGGGTGTAATATTCGGCGTACTTGCCGCCGCCTGCGGTGTTGTAGTCCTTGAGTAGGTATTCGAAGATATCCGAGAAAAAGTCGTAATGTTCAGCGAAGGCATCTTCGAAGCTGAAGTTCACCAGCTTATCGACAAGAGCGCGGGCAAAGTTTGCACGCTGGGCGTCGTCGGTCACGAAGATGGTGAGCTTTTCGAAGATGGGGATTTTCGTTTCTTGCGCGGTCTTGGTGTAGAATACGTCCAGGTTGTCCTTCGCGATGGCGACCATGGTCTCATCAAAGATGACGTCGAAATCGCCCTTGGCCTGCTTGTTCCAGAGGTTTGCAATCAGGTAGTCGGGCTTGAACACCGGGACTTCGGGCGGCAAGAAGAGGCTCACCTTTTCGCGGTCGGCCTTGGAGAGTTTCGCGTATTCCTCTTCCCACTTGTCAGATTTTTTGAGGGCCTTCAGGCAAGGGTCATTAATTTTCTTGAGTTCGTAGCCGAACTTGTCGGCCATAAACTTGTACAGAAACACCTGGGTGATAATCTTGTATTCGTTGCCGTCATTGCCCATGCCGTACGTTTGGCAAGTAGCCTTGAGAGAGTCGATAAGGGCAATGGTCTTGTCTTTGATGTTCATTTATTCTTTCCTAAAAATTCACAGTATTCCTGCAATGATTTTTTCATCACATCAACAGGAATCAATTTTTGTTTATATTCAGCAATCATTGTCGGGCTAAGAGAGCGACTCAAAGTGTATTCAACCATTGACTTGTCCGCAGAAGGACACAGGATTATTCCAATGCTTGGATTTTCATTTTCTCTTTTCACATCACGGTCTAGAGCCTCTAAATACATATCCATTTTGCTGACAAATTCGGGTTCAAAATCGATCACTTTAAGTTCTATCGCCACCAAGCACTGCAAAGCCCTATGGAAAAAGAGCATATCTATTCTTTTTATGGAGCCACCAACCTGAACAGGGTATTCATTTTCCATAAAAATAAAATCCTTACCCAATTCAAGAATAAACTCTTTCATGTGCTCCAACAAACCGGCATGCAAATGATGTTCATTATGTTTTTGAGGCAACTTCAAAAAATCAAGAAATGCCTTATCTTTAAGCATAAATTCAGCAGCAGGATAAGCTTTTAACATCGCAGGAGAAAGTTTCTTTTCCTTGCTTAATAGTGTTTCGAATGTCTGCGTTACAATGCACCTTCTCAATTCTTCAGTCTTCAAATGCTGCTGTGCCGAATATAAGATATAAAAGAGCCTTTCTTCGTATGTTCCGCAACGATTCAGTATTTCTACATGGTTCGTAAATGTAGTAACCGTCAAAATAGATGGGACGACATGTAATTGTGCAGTTTCGAACTGCACAATTGGATTCGCCGTAATTTGTGCAGTTGACAACTGCACAAATTCAGACTTTTCGAATGAAGTGGCGATTTTTTGAAATTCTTGTGCATGGTAAACTTCATAAAACTTGACCATATTATACAAGTTTCGCTTACCGAATCCCCTCAATTTAGGATTATGCAGCTTGAGATAGTCTGCCAATTCCTTTACAACTTTATCACCCCATCCAGCATCGTGTATTTTTGCCGAAATATAGGCTCCAACATTCCAATAGCACATTAACAGATTCGTGTTAATGCCGCGAATAGTCGCTGCCCGGAATTTCTCTACCAACGAGAAGATATAACCGAAATCGTCTGAAACCAAATTCTTTTTTTTCTGCGAAGCCACGTTTACCTACACTTTATAAAAGGCGTTATACTGGTTAATATACTGCTTGGCGACGCGCTGCTGGATAAACAGGTAATCGGGCATTTCGGGCTTGATTTGCGGGAAGTGCGCGAGTCCGTCTGCAATTTCTTTCATCACGGTCTTGCCAAAGTAGGCGTCCTGTTTGAGGATGTCGTTGCGGTCGAAAACCTTCGCGTCAATCGTTCCCTTGATAGTCAAGAGAGCCTGCACTATTTCTTCATCGAACTTCGAGATAATCGGTGCCTGGTGCTTGGGCTCACGCGCTTTGTTCTCTTCGCGGATGCGCTTGTGAACATAGGCAAATTTCGTGTCGCCGTTGTACTTGCGCAAAAGGGCTTCGTTTGATTTGCGGAGTTCTTCGAGGCGTTTCAGGATGTCGTTCATCGCTCTAGTTTCTTCATTGTATTCCGCCACATCTGCAGGAGTAAACCCGTGCTTCTTGAAAATTTC
This genomic window from uncultured Fibrobacter sp. contains:
- a CDS encoding AAA family ATPase, which codes for MKRLVFFWVEKYKEIDFMNHENRFLFENLGVDLSSKYHFEYKWDSDGRKLYDLNVFLNKDLIEYSDKIQDLKVFVGKNGTGKSSLLKLIGNIVSGNNLNMISSYVVVWEEKDELFYYAKGCECLCNYKQIKNLPFFKTIIYSSDFSRYHDELVRTGNLINMRKNYLMRTRHNDSINRFCLEEENVLIDFLIDFSKIKDDIGDSFLWKMINIPPRLIFTFDDTSIGRKIEQLLENKKFEGKEYFNSLSLTVLRNRVKNFFEKMLLVAWLGVCEKECNDTKDIFAGSIAEYMQKTYPTVYENVAKLMEVANLGKVYFENDVQVDAVMYNLENNYEQVFKFREYLRRINPYFIFMPVTIDFPMSAGEYEYMQFFSRFWNVIKKSKNPTEVSNYLLILDEVDRGLHPEWQRIWFTKFLESLDAMSDSFGIKLNLQLFIATHSPFMLSDFADESILKMKRIQEKSGFFSNVKCDYNPTRCFGGNIYDIMKDGFFLESSIGGFVENQITKIINDMKKCKEENRPLSIDYSFVNRIGNPILKSLLLQKIKSAERNK
- a CDS encoding restriction endonuclease subunit S — its product is MEMTLDERICDMKMYKLGDLCSDVIDCPHSTPEWKNEGIRVIRNFNIVNGSLDFSNGFFVDEETFEKRTQRACPEFEDLVISREAPMGAVCMIPKNLKCCLGQRLVLLKINKDVADPNYILFAIQSQFVQKQIQIIDQTGSIVSNLNIPDLKSLRIPLLSLPEQKKIASVLSALDDKIALNKKMNQKLEAMAKRLYDYWFVQYDFPDKNGHPYKTTGGPMTYNPTLKREIPVGWKVSNICPLMEILPGGTPSKAKPEYWNGDIPFFGPTDYCGDVFQLSTEEYITENGLNNCASALYPPKTIFITARGSVGKLIVCGKPMAMNQSCYALKPFDLEKYEYLFYLTKQLIEQLKKKGSGSVFKSINTLDIEQSFLSIAPNEIIDLYCKKVKSIFERIKSNTVEIAKLTALRDKLLPLLMNGQVVVG
- a CDS encoding class I SAM-dependent DNA methyltransferase, whose translation is MNIKDKTIALIDSLKATCQTYGMGNDGNEYKIITQVFLYKFMADKFGYELKKINDPCLKALKKSDKWEEEYAKLSKADREKVSLFLPPEVPVFKPDYLIANLWNKQAKGDFDVIFDETMVAIAKDNLDVFYTKTAQETKIPIFEKLTIFVTDDAQRANFARALVDKLVNFSFEDAFAEHYDFFSDIFEYLLKDYNTAGGGKYAEYYTPKAIAKIMARLLVGDNADLHNVECYDPSAGTGTLLMALSHQIGEDRCTIFAQDISQRSNKMLKLNLLLNGLVSSLDHAVQGDTLLEPYHKSDDGKSLKQFDYVVSNPPFKMDFSDTRDDIEKKWNARFWAGVPKVPNKKKESMAIYTCFIQHAVNSIKAGGKGAIVIPTGFITAKSGIEHKILERIVDEHIVYGVVSMPSNVFANTGTNVSVLFFDKTRKKTDNDKVTLVDASKLGKEYKDANGLKKVRLEDDEIEKIVTTFRKAKAVEDFSVVVTYSEVKEKGYSLSAGQYFDIKIDYVDITADEFNAQMKADTEELTAMFAESHKLEKEIQKQLASLSFGG
- a CDS encoding PDDEXK nuclease domain-containing protein, with amino-acid sequence MASQKKKNLVSDDFGYIFSLVEKFRAATIRGINTNLLMCYWNVGAYISAKIHDAGWGDKVVKELADYLKLHNPKLRGFGKRNLYNMVKFYEVYHAQEFQKIATSFEKSEFVQLSTAQITANPIVQFETAQLHVVPSILTVTTFTNHVEILNRCGTYEERLFYILYSAQQHLKTEELRRCIVTQTFETLLSKEKKLSPAMLKAYPAAEFMLKDKAFLDFLKLPQKHNEHHLHAGLLEHMKEFILELGKDFIFMENEYPVQVGGSIKRIDMLFFHRALQCLVAIELKVIDFEPEFVSKMDMYLEALDRDVKRENENPSIGIILCPSADKSMVEYTLSRSLSPTMIAEYKQKLIPVDVMKKSLQEYCEFLGKNK